The following nucleotide sequence is from Prosthecodimorpha staleyi.
ATCCGTGCTTCCGGCGCGACGCCGATCCAGCGCCCGTTGGCATTGCCGCCGACCATGATGCCCGCGCAGTGGGTACCGTGACGGTCGGAATCATAGGGTTTGGACCCCGGAACCGGATCGCCGCGTTCGTCAAATTCCTCCCAGGCGTCGATCTTGCCGGCAAGATCGGGATGGGTCGGGTCGATCCCGGTGTCGAGCAACGCTATGCGGACGCCGGCGCCCCGGGCGTTGAAGGCGCCCCAGACGCCGAGGGCACCGATCGATCGGACGCCCCAGCCGCTCACCTTGTTGTCTTCGATCCAATGCGGGATCCGGTTCGGTGCCACGGCGGGAGGCAGCGTGACACGCCGGTTCGGGAAGACCGCCTCGATCTTCTCGGCCAGCGCATCGCTGTAGAGATTGGCCAGGTCCTTGCCTGCGACCCGCAGCAGGATGCTTCCGGAACTCCAGAATTCCCGCGGTCTGAAGGCGACGCCTTTCCGTCCGGCGCCCGCGCGCTTGGATGCCGTTGCGGCGGCCGCGGTCGCTCTCTGCGGCATGGCCTCCTGAAGAGCCGACGTGACCTGCTGAAGGGCCGCCATGCTTGTCTGCCGGAGCAAACTGATGATTGCGCCCATCGACTTGCCGGCCAACTCTTCTCCGTCGCCAGACCCCTTCGGAAGCCGATCGGCGCTACCCGACAGGCTCAGGTCGTTGACCGCCTGTGCGGCGGCGACAAAGCGCGACGAAGAGGCCACACCCTTTCTTTGCGACGACCGTACGACCGCAGCCTCGTCGACACGCTTCGACGGCAGCACGTCGCGGGCCGACGTCGACATCGAGCGCTTCCGCAATGTGGTGGCGATGCTCCGCGAGAAGGCGTCCTCGGCATCGTTCTCCGTGCCTGCCTTGACGATGATCTCGTGAAAATCGGAAGGTTCCGTGTCCCGTATCGCCTCGACCTGCTCACGCAGACGCTTCAAGTGATCGGCTGAAACCTTCGCCATCTCTGCCCCCCTTGGAAGCGGACGTCCGCGGCGAGGCTCCATCCCCGTCCTTTTCGTGCCTGGACGTTCCGCAACGAGAGGTAAGGTTATTTGCACCTATAAGCAGCGTCAACCGAAATTGCGCAACCGAGGATACGTAACTTCCTCGTCGCTTGGGTTCGACTGACGACGCGTCGGTCAGGCCCTCCGTTGATGGCCGCCGGCGCCCTCTCAATGCGTCGCGTCGGGCATCGAGGCCTTGCGGCGGGCCATGAAGTCGTTCAGGGCTTCGTCGATGCCGGGGTCGATGTCGGGGGCGACGTAGTCGGCGAGCATCTTCTTCCAGAGGCCGTTGGCGCGCTGGGCGGCGTCCTTGGAGCCTTCGGCCATCCACTGCTCGACCGAATTGTTGTCGGCGACCGAGGAACGGTAGAAGGCGGTCTCGAAATTGGCCTGGGTGTGGCCGCAGCCGAGGAAATGGCCGCCGGGCGGCACCTCGCGGAAGGCCGCCATGCCCTGCCCGTTCTCCGACAGGTCGATGCCGCGCGCCAGCACATGCATCATGCCGAGCTGGTCGCAGTCCATGACGAATTTCTCGTAGGACGAGGCGAGCCCGCCCTCCATCCAGCCGGCGGCATGGAGCACGAAATTGGCGCCGGCATGGACGGTCGGGATCAGCGTCTGGGCACTCTCGTAGGCCGCCTGGGCGTCCGGCACCTTGGAGGCGCAGAGCGAGCCGCCGGTGCGGAACGGCATCTTGTAGCGGCGGGCGAGCTGGGCGGCACCATAGATGGCGAGCGCGGCCTCCGGGGTGCCGAAGGTCGGCGCCCCGGACTGCATCGACAGGGTCGAGACGAAGGTGCCGAAGATGGCCGGCGCGCCGGGCCGAACCAGTTGCAGGAAGCTGACGCCCGCCAGCACCTCGGCCAGCACCTGGGTCAGCGTGCCGGCGACCGTCACCGGGCTCATGGCGCCCGACAGAATGAAGGGCGTGATGATGCACGCCTGATTATTGCGGGCATAGACCTCGGCCGCGCCCAGCATGGTGGCGTCCCAGACCATCGGCGAATTGGCGTTGATGAGCGAGGTCACCACCGTGTTCGACTGGATGAAGTCCTTGCCGAACAGGATCTCGGCCATCGAGACCGTGTCCTGCGCCCGGTCGGGATGCGTCACCGAGCCCATGAAGGGTTTGTCGGAAAAGCGCATGTGGGCATAGACCATGTCCAGATGGCGCTTGTTGACTGGCAGGTCGACCGGCTCGCACACCGTGCCGCCGGAATGGTGCATGTAGGGGCTCTGGTAGGCGAGCTTCACGAAATTGCGGAAATCCTCGATCGTGCCGTAGCGCCGGCCCTGGTCGAGATCGTGCACGAAGGGCGAGCCGTAGACCGGCGCGAAGACCGTGTTGCGCCCGCCGATATGCACGCTGCGCTCGGGATTGCGCGCATGCTGGACATAGTCGGAGGGCACGGTCGAGACGAGCTGCCGGGCGAGGCCGCGGGGGAAATGCACCCGCTCGCCGCGCACGTCGCAACCGGCCTGGCGCAGGCGCTCCAGCGCGCTCGGATAGTCGCGGAATTCGATGCCAATCTCCTCCATCAGGGTCTCAGCATTGTGCTCGATGATCGACAGGCCCTCCTCGGAGAGCACCTCGGTGATCGGCAGGTTGCGGGTGATGTAGGGCACCGACACGGCGGACCGCGCAGACCGGGCGGCGCGACGCGCCTCGCGGCCACGACGCTGTTCGCGGCCACCGGCTTCCGGCATGTCATTCATCGTGAACCCTCCCAGGAACGGCCTTGGCCCGCCCGCTTGTCGCCCGAGCACGCCCCGTCGACATGGCGGACGAGGGCACTCCCTTTTCGTTCAGTCGGAAGCCCGGTCGCGCGATCGGCCGGATCGATCGATCCGATCGACCGGCCGGCGCGCGAGGCTTGCCGCGACCACGCCGTGCTGCGCGACGGCGCGACCGTCCCGGCGCGTCCCGGTAGGCCGGTCGCGCCGGAACGAGGTTAGGCCGTTGCAGGGGGCCGAGACTGTGCTGTGCCCGTCACCGGATGGCGCATGCGCGACAGGCTTTCCGCCGGCGGCAGGCCGCCGTCACCAGCGCACGAGACGGGGCGCGAGCAGCGCGCCGAGGAGCCCGACGATCAGGATGGCGCCGGCATACCAGGCCGCCACGAAGGCCATCGCATCCTCGGTGCAGTGGACCGCATAGGCGATCGCCGCGAGGCTGCCGGCGAAGAGGCCTGCGGCGAAGCCCGCCCCCCTCAGATCGGTCGGGGCGGAGCTGCGCAGGACCGCGACCAGCGCCCCGAAGGGCACGATCGCATAGAGCGGCAGATAGGTGAGGCAGAAGGTCCAGCTCGATCCGAAGACCAGCGCCGGCATGTCCTGCGGGCCGGCCATGCCGAGTTCGATCGAGGCCAACACCGCGATGCCGGCGAAGGGCAGCGCCAGGAGGCCGATCAGGGGTTTCAGCGTCCGCCCCGGCCGGGCCAGGCGGACGAAAACCAGCGCCGCCGCCGCCGCCGCCGTCAGCACGAACAGGATCTTGGCCAGAACGCGGGGATCGCCCCAGGCCGTTGCCCAATCGCGGCGCATGCCGATGGTTTCGACCACCATGAGAATTGCGGCGGCAAGTCCGAGCGTCGCGGCGACCAGCGTCGTGCGCAGGATGCGGTGAGCATCGACCGGCCGGGCATCGGCCGCCAATCGTGCGATCAGGTCCTCGGTCTGCAAAGCCAATGCCTCGTTCGCTCCATGACGGCACCCGTCTCCGGCACCCGTCTCCGGCGCACGCGCCACCCGATCCCGCCTGGAGCGATTCCGAGCCGGCACCGTACGCACCGGCCGCTCCGGGTGGACCGTTGCGACCCGGCCACCCGAAGCGGCCGTCGCGCCGCCCGACAGGGAATACGGGCGTCGCAACCGAACGGTTACGCCACCCCGTTGCCGGAACCGAAGATCCGGCTGAGCCGCTTCATGCCGCGATGGATCGCAACCTTCAGCGCCGTTTCCGACATGCCGGCCGTCCGGGCCGCCTCGGCGATGGATCGTCCCTCCAGCTTGACGGCCGCAAACGGACTGCGCAAAGCCGGCGGGAGCCGGTCGAGCACGCGCGCCACGTCCCAAACCGCATCGGCGGCCTCCTCGGGCGCCGGCAGGAGGTCCTCCAGATCGTCGATCGGCAGGCTCGAGCCGGTCCGCGCCCGGGCGCGCAGATGGTCGATCACCTTGTGGCGGGCGATGGCATGAACCCAGGCACCGACAGGATAGGCCGCGTCGTAGGTGTGCCGGCGGGTATGAACCGCGATCAGCACATCCTGCACGATATCCTCCGCGTCGGCAGTGTTGCCGGCGCGCGCCCGCGACAGGAGCCGGCCGACATGACCGCGCACCAGCCGCGCTATGGCATCCAGCAAGGAACGATAGGCGGCTTCGTCACCCGCCATGCTCCGCAGCATCAGATCTTTCAGTTGGCTTTCCGGGATGGACATCCGGGCGGCTCCCCCAGGCCGAGAATACGGCATCAGAGTGCCACGGGATCGAATGCAAAGCCGCTGAACTCTTCTGACCGGAGATGAATTGCGCGTGAACGACCGCGCGACCCGTGGTCGACGCGGAGGAGCCCGCGTCCGGACGCCCCGCATGTCCCACCCAAAGGCTCCCGGGCAGTCAGAGCTGGAAGTTGTCCTTGATCCGGCGCACGGCATCGCGCACGTCCCGGCCGATCTCCGCGCGCAGCCGGTCACGCATCTCTGTGATGCCGGGACCGGTCGCCGCGGCCGCACCATGGGCCGGCGGCGGCGCCAGATGGAAGCTCGGATTGCGGTCGAGATGGCCGACGATCCAGCTGTCGGCCAGAAATCCCTGCTGCTCGGCGAGCCGGATCGGCATCTCGGCATAGCCGCCCTGACCCCATTTCGCGCCCCAGCTGTTGCGGATCAGGAAGGTGCCACGGTTGCGGTCGTAGCCGACGATCAGCATGCAATGGCCGCTCTCGGCCGTCGACGGGTCCAGATTCTCGTCGCCGCGCGGGTCCGGGAAGCGCCCGGTGCGTGCCGCCTCCTCGTAGCAACGCTGCGGCAGGTTGATGGCGAGCGATACCGGCAGGCCCTGGGCGAGCGCTCCGATGACGCCGTCGGGGCC
It contains:
- a CDS encoding S8 family serine peptidase, whose protein sequence is MAKVSADHLKRLREQVEAIRDTEPSDFHEIIVKAGTENDAEDAFSRSIATTLRKRSMSTSARDVLPSKRVDEAAVVRSSQRKGVASSSRFVAAAQAVNDLSLSGSADRLPKGSGDGEELAGKSMGAIISLLRQTSMAALQQVTSALQEAMPQRATAAAATASKRAGAGRKGVAFRPREFWSSGSILLRVAGKDLANLYSDALAEKIEAVFPNRRVTLPPAVAPNRIPHWIEDNKVSGWGVRSIGALGVWGAFNARGAGVRIALLDTGIDPTHPDLAGKIDAWEEFDERGDPVPGSKPYDSDRHGTHCAGIMVGGNANGRWIGVAPEARIAAALVLNGERGGTHAQILAGMEWAINQKVDVINMSLGGLMWGPDVPSTYTSAIMNALRVGIPVVTAIGNEGSQTSGSPGNDILAFAVGATDFLNRAAGFSGGRTQVIRQSPFFSKDLLPLVYSKPDISAPGVAIESSVPGGKWEHFNGTSMAAPHVAGAIALLLSATAIRDRVDPAERALLLQDLLTGSAEELGEAGQNHRFGFGRVDILRAVGFARDLGY
- a CDS encoding trimethylamine methyltransferase family protein gives rise to the protein MNDMPEAGGREQRRGREARRAARSARSAVSVPYITRNLPITEVLSEEGLSIIEHNAETLMEEIGIEFRDYPSALERLRQAGCDVRGERVHFPRGLARQLVSTVPSDYVQHARNPERSVHIGGRNTVFAPVYGSPFVHDLDQGRRYGTIEDFRNFVKLAYQSPYMHHSGGTVCEPVDLPVNKRHLDMVYAHMRFSDKPFMGSVTHPDRAQDTVSMAEILFGKDFIQSNTVVTSLINANSPMVWDATMLGAAEVYARNNQACIITPFILSGAMSPVTVAGTLTQVLAEVLAGVSFLQLVRPGAPAIFGTFVSTLSMQSGAPTFGTPEAALAIYGAAQLARRYKMPFRTGGSLCASKVPDAQAAYESAQTLIPTVHAGANFVLHAAGWMEGGLASSYEKFVMDCDQLGMMHVLARGIDLSENGQGMAAFREVPPGGHFLGCGHTQANFETAFYRSSVADNNSVEQWMAEGSKDAAQRANGLWKKMLADYVAPDIDPGIDEALNDFMARRKASMPDATH
- a CDS encoding DUF1109 domain-containing protein, producing MALQTEDLIARLAADARPVDAHRILRTTLVAATLGLAAAILMVVETIGMRRDWATAWGDPRVLAKILFVLTAAAAAALVFVRLARPGRTLKPLIGLLALPFAGIAVLASIELGMAGPQDMPALVFGSSWTFCLTYLPLYAIVPFGALVAVLRSSAPTDLRGAGFAAGLFAGSLAAIAYAVHCTEDAMAFVAAWYAGAILIVGLLGALLAPRLVRW
- a CDS encoding sigma-70 family RNA polymerase sigma factor; amino-acid sequence: MSIPESQLKDLMLRSMAGDEAAYRSLLDAIARLVRGHVGRLLSRARAGNTADAEDIVQDVLIAVHTRRHTYDAAYPVGAWVHAIARHKVIDHLRARARTGSSLPIDDLEDLLPAPEEAADAVWDVARVLDRLPPALRSPFAAVKLEGRSIAEAARTAGMSETALKVAIHRGMKRLSRIFGSGNGVA